The DNA region TGGCTGTGCTTGAATACTGGCAAGGATATCTCTTCCCTATCTTTGActgtaaaataaaccaaaaagacCAAAAAAGGGTTCCCATAATCAAAGCTATTACACCGATGGTCCATTTCTGTGTTGATCTAGTAGTAGAAGAAGCTTGGTCCATTGCAGATTGATAGTGAGACCCATCAAACAAGGGTTTTCCTTTGTAAAGTGTCAACAACAATGCCCCTGCTATGCACACAAATGTACCAAGAATCTTCGCTTTCCCACCTTTGCATTTAATGTTCACAGTTTCTAATCTGTAGtagaatcaaaagaaaaagggaaaggaTATGGtgcatttatatattattctcCATTTGAATGATGATAGTTGCtaaaagaataagaataaaataagttttgtgTGTACATATTCTTTTCATACCCAAATGGTAATGCCATAATGAATGTGATCACCGGGACCATATTAACAAAGGCACAAGCAAAGGTGGCTGAGGTGTATTGGATCCCCAGAAGGAAGAAGTATTGTGTGACGGATGCCCTACAAAGAAATCATTCATTACGTGTTTTTTCTACTATCATGCATAAAGAACTATAACATAAAGAAAGATCGTTATTTCATGACTAACCCAATAATGGCACTGAAGAAAAGGCAGcataaaatttgaaatgtgAGATGTGGTCTTCCATTTCTGCAAGATAATACAGTTATTAAGATCTTTCAAAGTTTCCTTCTGGCATAAATGGGCCCATTTGAGCACTCATCCTGGATAGCAATATATGATTATTAGCTTAACATCCTTGATTCTAAAGATGAAGAAAAGTTTAGGTTCAAGTGGGTGACTTCATAGTCATTCATTGTTGCAGCTTGTGTATCTGCATgctaacaattaaaataaatccaaaAGGTAAAATGCCATACATGAAGGAAAGAACTAGGCTATAGATTTTAATATCACgttaaatttcatccaaaaatcaaTTAAGTAAATAAACCGTGTAGcccaataatatatattgagaTACACAATGCAGAATTTTCAACGAGGTCTAGAAGAGATTATAGTCTCTTATTATGGTTGGAAATAATCTTGGatcacacaaaataaaaaaggaattgaGAGTGCCTATACCTTTCCTTAAAGTAGCCGATGGGGGCCAGAAATATAGTAGCAACTGAGAGACGATATGTGATAAAAACCA from Glycine soja cultivar W05 chromosome 8, ASM419377v2, whole genome shotgun sequence includes:
- the LOC114421742 gene encoding WAT1-related protein At3g30340-like; the protein is MKNCDEWKPFLVMIAIDFSLTMVNILLKKVLQEGMNHLVFITYRLSVATIFLAPIGYFKERNGRPHLTFQILCCLFFSAIIGASVTQYFFLLGIQYTSATFACAFVNMVPVITFIMALPFGLETVNIKCKGGKAKILGTFVCIAGALLLTLYKGKPLFDGSHYQSAMDQASSTTRSTQKWTIGVIALIMGTLFWSFWFILQSKIGKRYPCQYSSTAIMTFFGAMQAAILGFSTGSSNLSSWVLKDKIQIITVLYSGIVGSSVCYVGMSWCVKKRGPVFTAAFSPLVQIMSGMIDIPFLHEQLHLGSVVGSMLVMIGLYILLWGKSKDMMQNNGATKFAQEVEETKEQEPQV